The Cupriavidus sp. EM10 genome includes a region encoding these proteins:
- a CDS encoding IclR family transcriptional regulator — translation MNTPVEQFIAERRREDPSFGGLLAKGFALLRCFIDDPRPLGNGELSQRLQLPRATVSRICRTLFELGYLDWDPKLDKYFVGAQVLALGYPYLAGLQVRHLARPLMQALANEVEGAVSMGVAHRLDVTYLESCTHLEGTSARPAVGAVRSVLTTAMGRAFLCTQSKSEFEKLMMLARTERPEEFGVCYETVCHNVAHYPKRGFTLNEGDAGEDIHGVGVHSRIAYLNRPLLFNCALPGLRVRRGMMEKRVAPLLREMVRAIENMAGVGR, via the coding sequence ATGAACACCCCGGTCGAACAATTCATTGCCGAACGCCGCCGCGAAGATCCTTCGTTCGGCGGGCTGCTGGCCAAGGGGTTTGCGCTGCTGCGCTGCTTTATCGACGACCCGCGTCCGCTGGGCAATGGCGAACTGTCGCAGCGCTTGCAGCTGCCGCGCGCCACGGTGTCGCGCATCTGCCGCACGCTGTTCGAGCTCGGCTATCTCGATTGGGACCCGAAGCTCGACAAGTACTTCGTGGGCGCGCAGGTGCTGGCGCTGGGCTATCCGTACCTGGCCGGCCTGCAGGTGCGCCATCTGGCCCGGCCGCTGATGCAGGCGCTGGCCAACGAGGTGGAGGGCGCCGTGTCGATGGGCGTGGCGCACCGGCTCGATGTGACGTACCTGGAATCGTGCACGCACCTGGAAGGCACGTCGGCGCGGCCGGCGGTGGGTGCGGTGCGCTCGGTGCTGACCACGGCGATGGGCCGGGCCTTTCTCTGCACGCAGTCGAAGAGCGAGTTCGAGAAGCTGATGATGCTGGCGCGCACCGAGCGGCCGGAGGAATTCGGCGTGTGCTACGAGACGGTCTGCCACAACGTGGCGCACTACCCCAAGCGCGGCTTCACGCTCAACGAAGGCGATGCCGGCGAGGATATCCACGGCGTGGGCGTCCATTCGCGCATCGCGTACCTGAACCGGCCGCTGCTGTTCAACTGCGCGCTGCCGGGCCTGCGCGTCAGGCGCGGGATGATGGAAAAACGCGTGGCGCCGCTGCTGCGCGAGATGGTGCGCGCCATCGAGAACATGGCCGGCGTGGGACGCTAG
- a CDS encoding DUF1254 domain-containing protein — translation MPQDNINSSASLPQLAREAVIYTLPLYEMARMRSATCPRRNRAGQFAGDGPDSTVRWVNHLIHTRELLGPQHRQVVTPNNDTLYTNAWLDLSREPVVLEVPDFAGRYYVLGLLDFYTNPFGYLGSRTTGTGAGRFLLHGPDWHGEVPAGMQAVPCPTNAVWMIGRLLVDGDADLAAGHALQDAIALKRLDGDPAAFAFDAGMQPREHLGDPARFAAVVNQMLADNPPPAAEADMVARFAEAGIGKGITPTPAQLDALGVALKGVLADLAAPQASDMGGGWTMSVDVRESYGTHYLQRALVARNYIGALGVQEAMYVMADRCAHGAPLDGNHAYRLHFPADNLPRVGAFWSLTMYDKGDCMLVPNELARYSLGDRSPSLARGADGSLTLYLSAQPPQDRALQGNWLPAPAGAFYVALRLYVPQPAHLDRTYRYPAIERVREAS, via the coding sequence ATGCCTCAGGACAACATCAATTCCAGCGCCAGCTTGCCGCAGCTTGCTCGCGAGGCCGTGATCTACACGCTGCCGCTCTACGAGATGGCCCGCATGCGGTCGGCCACCTGCCCGCGCCGCAACCGGGCCGGCCAGTTTGCCGGCGACGGCCCGGATTCCACCGTACGCTGGGTCAACCACCTGATCCACACGCGCGAGCTGCTGGGGCCGCAGCATCGCCAGGTGGTCACGCCGAACAACGACACGCTGTACACCAATGCCTGGCTGGACCTGTCGCGCGAGCCCGTGGTGCTGGAAGTGCCAGATTTCGCGGGCCGCTACTACGTGCTGGGCCTGCTCGATTTCTATACCAACCCGTTCGGCTACCTGGGCAGCCGCACCACCGGTACTGGCGCGGGCCGCTTCCTGCTGCACGGGCCCGATTGGCATGGCGAGGTGCCCGCCGGCATGCAGGCCGTACCGTGCCCGACCAACGCGGTGTGGATGATCGGCCGGCTGCTGGTGGATGGCGATGCCGACCTGGCGGCTGGCCACGCGCTGCAGGACGCCATCGCGCTGAAGCGGCTCGATGGCGATCCGGCCGCGTTCGCCTTCGATGCGGGCATGCAGCCGCGCGAGCATCTGGGCGATCCGGCGCGCTTCGCGGCGGTGGTCAACCAGATGCTGGCGGACAATCCGCCGCCGGCCGCCGAAGCCGATATGGTGGCGCGCTTCGCCGAAGCCGGCATCGGCAAGGGAATCACGCCCACGCCGGCGCAGCTTGACGCGCTCGGCGTGGCGCTGAAGGGCGTGCTGGCGGACCTGGCCGCGCCGCAGGCATCGGACATGGGCGGCGGCTGGACGATGTCGGTGGACGTGCGCGAATCGTACGGCACCCACTACCTGCAGCGGGCGCTGGTGGCGCGCAACTATATCGGTGCGCTGGGCGTGCAGGAGGCCATGTACGTGATGGCCGACCGCTGCGCCCACGGCGCGCCGCTCGATGGCAACCACGCCTACCGGCTGCACTTCCCGGCCGACAACCTGCCGCGCGTGGGCGCGTTCTGGTCGCTGACCATGTACGACAAGGGCGACTGCATGCTGGTGCCGAACGAACTCGCGCGCTACTCGCTGGGCGACCGGTCGCCCTCGCTGGCGCGGGGTGCTGACGGCAGCCTGACGCTGTACCTGTCGGCCCAGCCGCCCCAGGATCGCGCGCTGCAGGGCAACTGGCTGCCGGCGCCGGCCGGCGCGTTCTACGTGGCGCTGCGCCTGTACGTGCCGCAGCCCGCGCACCTTGACCGCACCTATCGCTATCCCGCCATCGAGCGGGTCAGGGAGGCATCATGA
- a CDS encoding tripartite tricarboxylate transporter substrate binding protein codes for MRSTIRRTRHALAVWLAVGVAGGMIVPVASAADTYPSRPIRLVVPFPPGGGTDVVGRMVAARLSTVLKGTVVVENVAGATGTIGTAQVARAAPDGYTIVLGISATHAIAPAIFPKLTYDPSRDFVPISRIAYGGNVLVANPAFPAHDVRTLIAMAKKPGADLAYGSWGQGSGGHLAGESLNVSAGIHLRHVPYKGVAPMLNDVMGGTVPVAMSDMAGTLALIRSGKVRALAVTGSERSAALPDVPTLAESGIAFRVDSWYALFAPARTPQAIVDRLEAAMHEAMQDSALQAQIAAMGMRYQPTSRAQFTSQMRDDTRAWAALVKSSGAALE; via the coding sequence ATGCGATCAACGATTCGCAGGACGCGCCACGCCCTGGCGGTGTGGCTGGCGGTGGGCGTTGCCGGCGGAATGATCGTGCCGGTGGCTTCGGCCGCGGACACTTACCCTTCCCGCCCCATCCGGCTGGTGGTGCCGTTTCCGCCCGGCGGCGGCACCGATGTGGTGGGGCGCATGGTGGCCGCACGCCTGTCGACGGTGCTCAAGGGCACGGTGGTCGTCGAGAACGTGGCGGGCGCCACCGGCACCATCGGCACGGCGCAAGTGGCACGCGCCGCGCCCGACGGCTACACGATCGTGCTTGGCATCTCGGCCACCCACGCGATTGCCCCGGCCATCTTCCCGAAGCTGACCTACGATCCGTCGCGAGACTTCGTGCCGATCAGTCGTATCGCGTACGGCGGCAACGTGCTGGTGGCCAATCCCGCCTTCCCGGCCCATGACGTCCGCACGCTGATTGCCATGGCGAAAAAGCCCGGCGCGGACCTGGCCTATGGCTCGTGGGGGCAGGGCTCCGGCGGCCACCTGGCCGGCGAGAGCCTGAACGTGTCCGCCGGTATCCACCTGCGGCATGTGCCCTACAAGGGCGTGGCGCCGATGCTGAACGACGTGATGGGCGGCACGGTGCCCGTCGCCATGTCCGATATGGCCGGCACGCTGGCCCTGATCCGCAGCGGCAAGGTGCGCGCGCTGGCGGTGACGGGGTCCGAGCGCTCGGCCGCGCTGCCCGACGTGCCCACGCTGGCCGAATCCGGCATCGCATTCCGCGTCGACAGCTGGTACGCGCTGTTCGCGCCGGCCAGGACGCCGCAAGCGATCGTCGACCGGCTGGAAGCCGCGATGCACGAAGCCATGCAGGACAGTGCGCTGCAGGCGCAGATCGCGGCGATGGGCATGCGCTACCAGCCCACGTCGCGCGCCCAGTTCACCAGCCAGATGCGCGACGACACGCGAGCCTGGGCCGCGCTCGTCAAGTCGAGCGGCGCCGCGCTGGAATGA
- a CDS encoding histidine phosphatase family protein encodes MATLFLVRHGQASFGAANYDCLSDVGRQQARWLGEYFASRGIAFKRVVAGSLVRQQDTATEILNGMGAAGTTVETHTGLNEYDGEALYRSFTNGADHRAHQNGDYQDYWRTFRAAFAAWTQDQLTGMPESWGEFGARMQAALSTATEGAAREDALLVVSSGGAIGRAVADLLGAPTQTAIELNLQFRNTGFCELIVGRGTQRLLSFNNVPHLEHPERRRAITFA; translated from the coding sequence ATGGCCACGCTCTTCCTGGTCCGTCACGGCCAAGCCTCGTTTGGCGCCGCCAACTACGATTGCCTGTCGGATGTCGGGCGCCAGCAGGCCCGGTGGCTTGGCGAGTACTTCGCAAGCCGGGGTATCGCGTTCAAGCGCGTGGTGGCTGGCTCGCTGGTACGCCAGCAGGACACCGCCACCGAAATCCTCAACGGCATGGGTGCCGCCGGGACGACCGTCGAAACGCACACTGGCCTGAACGAATACGACGGCGAAGCGCTGTATCGCAGCTTCACCAATGGCGCCGATCATCGCGCCCACCAGAATGGCGACTACCAGGACTACTGGCGCACGTTCCGCGCGGCGTTCGCGGCGTGGACGCAGGACCAGCTGACCGGCATGCCCGAAAGCTGGGGCGAGTTCGGCGCGCGTATGCAGGCCGCGTTGTCCACCGCCACCGAAGGCGCGGCGCGCGAGGATGCGCTGCTGGTGGTCAGTTCCGGCGGCGCCATCGGCCGCGCCGTTGCCGATCTGCTGGGCGCACCCACGCAGACCGCCATCGAACTGAACCTGCAGTTCCGCAACACCGGCTTCTGCGAACTGATCGTCGGACGCGGCACGCAGCGCCTGCTGAGCTTCAACAACGTGCCGCACCTGGAACACCCGGAGCGGCGTCGCGCCATCACGTTTGCCTGA
- a CDS encoding TetR/AcrR family transcriptional regulator translates to MQAAYPGSDTATSASGFPRVDTSSILQPPRQRRARETEQALLSAGRQLLAERDFAAVSVAQIAAACQVSVGAFYGRFRDKMAFFDALRASVMEESDASVARYMAEHRWQEAPAAQILDKTMRFMVNGCRNNRGVIRASLKHATTHPEQWLPHQKNGQALIDRLVILLVPRLSGPADEAELRVRFAMQMVFGMLVNAVLNNPGPLHLDDERLPGEMARMVGRYLGIDA, encoded by the coding sequence ATGCAAGCCGCTTACCCAGGTAGCGATACCGCCACGTCCGCGTCGGGCTTTCCGCGCGTCGATACCTCGTCCATCCTCCAGCCGCCGCGCCAGCGCCGGGCCCGGGAGACCGAACAGGCCCTGCTGTCGGCCGGGCGCCAGTTGCTGGCCGAGCGGGATTTCGCGGCCGTCTCGGTGGCGCAGATCGCGGCGGCGTGCCAGGTGTCGGTGGGCGCGTTCTACGGCCGCTTCCGCGACAAGATGGCGTTCTTCGATGCGCTGCGGGCGTCGGTGATGGAGGAATCCGATGCATCCGTGGCGCGTTACATGGCCGAGCACCGCTGGCAGGAAGCCCCGGCGGCCCAGATCCTCGACAAGACCATGCGCTTCATGGTCAACGGGTGCCGCAACAACCGTGGTGTGATTCGCGCATCACTAAAGCACGCGACCACGCACCCCGAGCAATGGCTGCCGCACCAGAAGAACGGCCAGGCGCTGATCGACAGGCTGGTAATCCTGCTGGTGCCGCGCCTGTCCGGCCCTGCCGACGAAGCCGAACTGCGCGTGCGATTTGCGATGCAGATGGTGTTCGGGATGCTGGTCAATGCCGTGCTGAACAACCCGGGCCCGCTGCATCTGGACGACGAACGCCTGCCGGGCGAGATGGCACGCATGGTCGGCCGCTACCTGGGCATCGACGCCTGA
- a CDS encoding DUF1254 domain-containing protein yields the protein MNHPAFPASSASSVHASPQEALVAAAALPLVIYGYPLIETLRTCRLQTSVDAPTRYGRAPMNMLSASARQWTHEDRDIVTPANDLLYFCGWLNLADGPATIRVPALPDADRYYVVELLDAHTNNFANLGPRNVPHEGANVEIVGPGQRGSGKHVVEAPTTLVWVLGRVLVAGPDDLARANAFEQGFQVVQSAGPARPASVAQWHDTGDAGVDFVQNLFRAMRDFPPRPQEQGLFTLLRKVGLRLEDDVEMAALRPAIVNGLRSAYAQGMALIEAHTRSQGRKAWGYSLRLGIYGDDWLLRACTAMKGLGALRADEAVYAMADFDADGQPLHGQHRYELRFAPGMLPPAEAFWSVSLYGEDRYFSANEIGRYAVGDRTPGLRMEADGTLVIPIGHARPADDANWLPAPDSPFYLILRLYHPSAGFIAGQYTIPAVRRIG from the coding sequence ATGAACCATCCTGCCTTCCCCGCATCCTCTGCCTCGTCCGTGCACGCCAGCCCGCAGGAAGCCCTGGTGGCCGCCGCCGCGCTGCCGCTGGTGATCTACGGCTACCCGCTGATCGAGACCCTGCGTACCTGTCGGCTGCAGACCTCGGTGGATGCCCCCACGCGCTACGGCCGCGCGCCGATGAACATGCTGTCGGCCAGCGCGCGGCAGTGGACCCACGAAGACCGCGACATCGTCACGCCCGCCAACGACCTGCTCTATTTCTGCGGCTGGCTCAACCTGGCCGACGGGCCGGCCACGATCCGCGTACCGGCACTGCCCGACGCCGACCGCTACTACGTGGTCGAGCTGCTGGATGCCCACACCAACAACTTCGCCAACCTTGGCCCGCGCAACGTGCCGCACGAAGGTGCCAACGTGGAGATTGTCGGCCCGGGCCAGCGCGGCAGCGGCAAGCATGTGGTGGAAGCGCCGACGACACTGGTCTGGGTGCTGGGCCGGGTGCTGGTGGCCGGCCCCGACGATCTGGCGCGCGCCAACGCTTTCGAGCAGGGCTTCCAGGTGGTGCAGAGCGCCGGCCCGGCCCGGCCCGCCAGCGTGGCGCAGTGGCACGACACGGGCGACGCCGGCGTGGACTTCGTCCAGAACCTGTTCCGCGCGATGCGCGATTTTCCGCCCAGGCCGCAGGAGCAGGGCCTGTTCACGCTGCTGCGCAAGGTGGGCCTGCGGCTGGAGGACGATGTGGAGATGGCCGCGCTGCGTCCGGCCATCGTCAACGGCCTGCGCAGCGCCTACGCCCAGGGCATGGCGCTGATCGAAGCCCATACACGCAGCCAGGGGCGCAAGGCATGGGGCTACAGCCTGCGGCTGGGCATCTATGGCGACGACTGGCTGCTGCGCGCCTGTACGGCGATGAAGGGGCTGGGGGCGCTGCGCGCGGACGAGGCGGTCTACGCGATGGCCGATTTCGACGCCGACGGCCAGCCACTGCACGGCCAGCATCGCTACGAACTGCGCTTTGCGCCGGGCATGCTGCCGCCCGCCGAGGCGTTCTGGTCGGTATCGCTCTACGGCGAGGACCGCTACTTCTCGGCCAACGAAATCGGCCGTTACGCGGTGGGCGACCGTACCCCGGGGCTGCGCATGGAAGCCGACGGCACGCTGGTGATCCCCATCGGCCATGCGCGCCCGGCCGATGACGCCAACTGGCTGCCCGCGCCCGACAGCCCGTTCTACCTGATCCTGCGGCTGTACCACCCGTCCGCCGGCTTTATCGCCGGGCAGTACACGATTCCAGCCGTCCGCCGGATCGGCTGA
- a CDS encoding tripartite tricarboxylate transporter substrate binding protein — MSPSQLTRRRLLGAMALAGVVPHAFGNTWPTKPVRLVSPYGPGGSNDTSARVLAEALSRKYGQQVVVENKPGAGTRVASESVAHAPADGYTLLWAAAPFAINTAAGLSQRFDIHKDFVAVGPRVLGPVFLIVNANSPVKTVADFVKMAKQKREGVTFASPGIGSGPHLTAELFAAQSGFKALNVHYKGDATAYTELLAGRVDATLTAITTALPFIQAGKLRVIAVAADARTPVYPDAPTFAEQGVPGVVGYGWFGLVAPAGTPPAIVQQINRDASQALGDPQVSQKLLALGLQPSPGSSADFAGFIDTEVRKWGALIKARGIVLE; from the coding sequence ATGAGCCCGTCGCAACTGACTCGCCGCCGCCTGCTGGGCGCGATGGCACTGGCCGGCGTGGTGCCGCACGCCTTCGGCAATACGTGGCCGACCAAGCCGGTGCGGCTGGTGTCGCCCTACGGGCCCGGCGGATCGAACGATACGTCGGCGCGCGTGCTGGCTGAGGCGCTGAGCCGCAAGTACGGCCAGCAGGTGGTGGTGGAGAACAAGCCCGGCGCGGGCACGCGCGTGGCCAGCGAGTCGGTGGCGCACGCGCCGGCCGACGGCTACACGCTGCTGTGGGCGGCCGCGCCGTTCGCCATCAATACGGCCGCGGGCCTGTCGCAGCGGTTCGACATCCATAAGGATTTCGTCGCCGTGGGGCCGCGTGTGCTGGGGCCGGTGTTCCTGATCGTCAATGCCAACTCGCCGGTCAAGACCGTGGCCGACTTCGTCAAGATGGCAAAGCAGAAGCGAGAAGGCGTCACGTTCGCCTCGCCGGGCATCGGCTCGGGCCCGCATCTGACGGCCGAGCTGTTCGCCGCGCAGTCCGGGTTCAAGGCGCTCAACGTCCACTACAAGGGCGATGCCACCGCCTATACGGAGCTGCTGGCCGGGCGTGTCGATGCCACGCTGACGGCGATCACAACGGCACTGCCGTTCATCCAGGCCGGCAAGCTGCGCGTGATCGCCGTAGCCGCCGACGCGCGCACGCCGGTCTATCCCGATGCGCCAACCTTTGCCGAGCAGGGCGTGCCCGGCGTGGTGGGCTACGGCTGGTTCGGTCTCGTGGCGCCGGCCGGCACGCCGCCGGCCATCGTCCAGCAGATCAACCGCGATGCCAGCCAGGCGCTGGGTGATCCGCAGGTCAGCCAGAAGCTGCTGGCGCTGGGGCTGCAGCCGTCGCCGGGCAGCAGCGCCGACTTTGCCGGCTTCATCGATACGGAAGTCAGGAAATGGGGCGCGCTCATCAAGGCGCGGGGGATCGTGCTGGAGTAG
- a CDS encoding 3'-5' exonuclease family protein → MTTTPEPPTYLPERLASRDAGALDALALATALARPIAFVDLETTGPDAQRDRITEIGVVEVGPDGIHEWDTLVDPQASIPPFIQGMTGITDEMVRGQPTFASIAELLAERLQGRLFVAHNARFDYGFLKNEFRRAGVTFRADVLCTLRLSRSLFPSVERHGLDALIARFNLVPKGRHRALADAELLWQFWQKIHGLYSVDLVESAVKTLVKHASLPAGLSETALDDVPDRPGVYLFHGDDDALLYIGKSIHLRQRIRAHFSGDHTNPKEMRIARAVRRVDWRETGGQIGALLLEANLVKTLRPLHNHQLRHNDELFAWEMVDGLPAPRLRSDRQVDFSRHTGLFGVFPSRATARARLRALAEEHRLCLVTLMLEPTARRGNPCFARQIQRCAGACTGDESRADHRVRTLAALETLTVAPWPFDGAIAWREGEQPDQPWHVIEDWCYLGTARTLAEAEGLTALPARFDIDTYLILAPHLASLKATAVPLASARPFMLTVQIAPVMAKIVASIEEEPAAKPRVMPRRTTALSDIQPSLFD, encoded by the coding sequence ATGACGACGACGCCGGAACCTCCCACCTATCTACCCGAACGCCTGGCCAGCCGCGACGCGGGGGCGCTCGATGCCCTTGCGCTGGCCACCGCCCTGGCTCGCCCCATTGCCTTTGTGGACCTGGAGACGACCGGGCCGGACGCCCAGCGCGACCGGATCACCGAGATCGGCGTGGTCGAAGTGGGCCCGGACGGTATTCACGAGTGGGACACCCTGGTCGACCCCCAGGCCAGCATCCCGCCCTTTATCCAGGGCATGACCGGGATCACCGACGAGATGGTGCGCGGGCAGCCCACCTTTGCGTCGATTGCCGAGCTTCTGGCTGAACGGCTACAGGGCCGGCTGTTCGTCGCCCACAATGCCCGCTTCGACTATGGCTTCCTGAAGAACGAGTTCCGCCGGGCTGGCGTCACGTTTCGTGCCGATGTCCTGTGCACGTTGCGGCTCTCGCGCTCGCTGTTCCCCTCCGTTGAGCGCCATGGGCTCGACGCCCTGATCGCCCGCTTCAACCTGGTGCCCAAGGGCCGCCACCGGGCGCTGGCCGACGCCGAGCTGCTATGGCAGTTCTGGCAGAAGATCCACGGCCTGTATTCCGTCGACCTGGTCGAGTCGGCCGTCAAGACGCTGGTCAAGCACGCCAGCCTGCCCGCCGGCCTGAGCGAGACGGCGCTGGACGATGTGCCCGACCGCCCCGGGGTCTATCTGTTCCACGGCGACGACGACGCGCTCCTGTATATAGGAAAGAGCATCCATCTGCGCCAGCGCATCCGCGCCCATTTTTCCGGCGATCACACCAATCCCAAGGAAATGCGCATCGCCCGCGCCGTCAGGCGTGTGGATTGGCGCGAGACCGGTGGCCAGATCGGCGCGCTGCTGCTGGAGGCGAACCTCGTCAAGACGCTGCGGCCGCTGCATAACCATCAGCTACGCCATAACGACGAGCTGTTCGCGTGGGAAATGGTCGATGGCCTGCCCGCGCCGCGCCTGCGGTCGGACCGGCAGGTCGACTTCAGCCGGCACACCGGGCTCTTTGGCGTTTTTCCGAGCCGCGCCACGGCACGCGCCCGGTTGCGCGCGCTGGCCGAGGAACATCGGCTCTGCCTGGTCACGCTGATGCTCGAACCGACGGCCCGCCGCGGCAACCCATGCTTCGCGCGCCAGATCCAGCGTTGCGCGGGGGCCTGTACCGGCGATGAATCGCGGGCCGATCATCGCGTGCGGACGCTGGCCGCGCTGGAAACGCTGACCGTGGCGCCCTGGCCCTTCGACGGTGCTATTGCGTGGCGAGAGGGCGAGCAGCCCGACCAGCCGTGGCACGTCATCGAGGACTGGTGCTACCTCGGCACGGCCCGGACGTTGGCCGAAGCCGAAGGACTGACTGCCCTGCCGGCCCGCTTCGATATCGACACTTATCTGATCCTGGCGCCGCACCTGGCCAGCCTCAAGGCGACGGCGGTGCCACTGGCTTCGGCTAGGCCCTTCATGTTGACGGTACAGATCGCGCCCGTCATGGCGAAGATCGTCGCGTCCATTGAGGAAGAGCCGGCCGCGAAACCGCGCGTCATGCCCAGACGCACGACGGCGTTGTCCGATATCCAGCCATCGTTGTTTGACTAG
- a CDS encoding acetate--CoA ligase family protein, producing MLDLQPLLCPRSIAVVGASTQPEKVGGVPLRLLAELGYGGRVFPVNPGAETVQGLRAYASVADIGEPVDLAIVAVPAPAAPDVMAQLGQAGTRAAVVFTSGFAEVSGGDALQNALATQARAHGVQLLGPNCLGAMNLGERMFATFSPIPLSGVPPVGQVGLVSQSGAFGAYAFALAREAGLGLSHWVTTGNEAGLQVADVIEWLANDPQTRVILAYIEGARDGMRLRRALAAARAAGKPVVIAKVGTTAAGASAAQSHTASLAGEDAVYQAVFDEYGVHRAHTIETFFRLGYTLARGRRPAQWQSASGMAADAVAPAAIVTVSGGVGIMMADSAETLGLPLPPMPDAAAQALRTAIPFASTANPIDVTGQVVAQPQVFVDALANVARCGQYGAVAAFLAGGVNAPRLWPLFQDTVTALESDAAAAPLLISGVMDADKREWLEARGCLVFREPAQTMEAVAALARAAAMEATAQADDTAPALPTLPQPVPADANALSEAEAMALLADAGVPVVPHGVAQDAEAAVEIAGSIGYPVAVKICSRHILHKSDIGGVVLNLRDADAVRAAFEQVRQAASQAHDADGNAVPFEGAIVAGMARGWGEIMVGVRRDPVFGLVALAGIGGTAVEIFRQMAFGLAPLSRQRARAMLTQSRAAALCSGHRGHPAIDLDRVADVLVNVSRAAAAIGDRLDTLEINPFIVGSDGLVAADAVITLR from the coding sequence ATGCTGGACCTGCAGCCCTTGTTGTGCCCGCGATCGATCGCGGTGGTCGGTGCATCAACGCAGCCCGAAAAGGTGGGCGGCGTGCCGCTTCGCCTGCTGGCCGAGCTTGGCTATGGCGGTCGCGTGTTCCCGGTGAATCCCGGTGCCGAGACCGTGCAGGGGCTGCGCGCCTATGCGTCGGTGGCCGATATCGGCGAACCCGTGGACCTGGCCATCGTGGCCGTGCCGGCGCCCGCCGCGCCCGACGTGATGGCGCAACTGGGCCAGGCCGGAACCCGGGCCGCCGTGGTGTTCACCTCGGGCTTTGCCGAGGTCAGCGGCGGCGATGCCCTGCAGAACGCACTGGCCACGCAGGCCCGCGCCCACGGCGTGCAATTGCTGGGCCCCAACTGCCTGGGCGCGATGAACCTGGGCGAGCGCATGTTCGCCACGTTTTCGCCGATTCCACTCAGCGGCGTGCCGCCGGTCGGGCAGGTGGGCCTGGTCAGCCAGAGCGGCGCGTTTGGCGCCTATGCGTTTGCGCTGGCGCGCGAGGCAGGGCTGGGCCTGAGTCATTGGGTGACCACGGGCAACGAGGCCGGGCTGCAGGTGGCCGACGTGATTGAATGGCTGGCCAACGATCCGCAGACGCGCGTGATCCTGGCCTATATCGAAGGGGCGCGCGACGGCATGCGGCTGCGCCGCGCGCTGGCCGCCGCACGCGCGGCCGGCAAGCCCGTGGTGATTGCCAAGGTGGGCACCACGGCGGCTGGCGCCAGTGCCGCGCAGTCGCATACGGCCAGCCTGGCGGGGGAGGACGCCGTCTATCAGGCAGTGTTCGACGAATACGGCGTGCATCGCGCCCATACGATCGAAACATTCTTCCGGCTCGGCTACACGCTGGCGCGCGGGCGCCGGCCAGCCCAGTGGCAATCGGCCTCGGGCATGGCGGCCGATGCGGTGGCGCCGGCGGCCATCGTCACGGTATCGGGCGGCGTGGGCATCATGATGGCCGACAGCGCCGAGACGTTGGGCCTGCCGTTGCCCCCGATGCCGGACGCCGCCGCACAGGCGCTGCGCACGGCCATTCCGTTTGCCAGCACCGCCAATCCCATCGACGTCACCGGCCAGGTGGTGGCGCAGCCGCAGGTGTTCGTCGACGCGCTGGCCAACGTGGCGCGCTGCGGCCAGTACGGCGCGGTGGCGGCGTTCCTGGCGGGCGGCGTCAATGCGCCCCGGCTGTGGCCGCTGTTCCAGGACACCGTGACCGCGCTGGAGAGCGATGCCGCCGCCGCGCCGCTGCTGATCTCCGGCGTGATGGACGCCGACAAGCGCGAATGGCTGGAAGCGCGCGGCTGCCTGGTGTTCCGCGAACCCGCCCAGACGATGGAGGCCGTGGCCGCGTTGGCCCGGGCCGCTGCGATGGAAGCCACCGCGCAAGCCGATGACACGGCGCCAGCGTTGCCGACTCTGCCGCAGCCTGTCCCGGCCGACGCCAACGCGCTCTCGGAAGCCGAAGCCATGGCCTTGCTGGCCGATGCCGGCGTGCCCGTGGTGCCGCACGGCGTGGCGCAGGATGCCGAGGCGGCCGTGGAGATCGCCGGATCGATCGGCTACCCGGTTGCCGTCAAGATCTGCTCGCGCCATATCCTGCACAAGAGCGATATCGGCGGCGTGGTGCTGAACCTGCGCGATGCCGACGCCGTGCGCGCCGCGTTCGAGCAGGTGCGCCAGGCTGCCTCGCAAGCACACGATGCCGACGGCAACGCGGTGCCATTCGAAGGGGCCATCGTCGCCGGCATGGCGCGCGGCTGGGGCGAGATCATGGTGGGCGTGCGGCGCGACCCCGTGTTCGGGCTGGTGGCGCTGGCCGGCATCGGCGGCACGGCCGTGGAGATCTTCCGGCAGATGGCGTTTGGCCTGGCGCCGCTGTCGCGCCAGCGCGCACGCGCCATGCTGACGCAGAGCCGCGCCGCCGCGCTTTGCAGCGGGCACCGGGGCCATCCCGCCATCGACCTCGATAGGGTCGCCGACGTGCTGGTCAACGTATCGCGCGCGGCTGCCGCCATCGGCGACCGGCTCGACACGCTCGAAATCAACCCGTTTATCGTCGGCTCCGATGGGCTGGTGGCGGCGGATGCCGTGATCACCCTGCGCTGA